One genomic segment of Cygnus olor isolate bCygOlo1 chromosome 20, bCygOlo1.pri.v2, whole genome shotgun sequence includes these proteins:
- the NOS2 gene encoding nitric oxide synthase, inducible, with translation MLCPWQFAFKPHAAKNQSSKEKDINNNVEKDMKIHGLVKDDAKLHDLIKKQKEKPPIVTSAEKPPENGIKASNQISRCPRHLKVRNLENGSSFLDTLHLTAKEVINCRTKACQGALMTPKGLVRGTRDGPVPLAELLPQAVDFVKQYYTSFKESKIEEHLARLEAVTKEIETTGTYHLTQDELIFAAKQAWRNAPRCIGRIQWSNLQVFDARDCKTAKEMFEHICRHVQYATNNGNIRSAITIFPQRTDGKHDFRVWNSQLIRYAGYQMPDGSILGDPASVEFTKLCIELGWKPKYGRFDVVPLILQANGQDPEIFEFPPEIILEVPMEHPKYEWFKELDLKWYALPAVANMLLEVGGLEFTACPFNGWYMGTEIGVRDFCDVQRYNILKEVGRRMGLETNKLSSLWKDRAVVEINVAVLYSFQKQNVTIMDHHSAAESFMKYMQNEYRVRGGCPADWVWIVPPMSGSITPVFHQEMLNYVLTPFFYYQVDAWKTHIWHDESRRPKKREIKLSVLAKAVLFASSLMQKAMAMRSKVTVIYATETGKSETLANDLCSLFSCAFNTKILCMDEYNISDLEKETLLLVVTSTFGNGDSPNNGKTLKNSLLTLKLLRKKIRYAVFGLGSTMYPEFCAFAHAIDRKLAQLGASQLTPIGEGDELNGQEEAFRTWAVSAFKTACDIFNIRGKNSIQLPKMYTSDEIWNPKKYRILHDSQTMDLAKALTDIHGKDIIPMKLKFRQNLQSLKSSRVTILVKLSCETNQEVRYLPGEHIGIFPGNQPELVRGLIAHVKDAPPADQTIRLETCTEGGYWTSDKKIPACTLSQALTYLLDITTPPSQQLLRKISQLVTAEGDKQRLEVLCHNTEEYNKWKFYNSPNILEVLEEFPSAEVSTAFLLTQLPFLKPRYYSVSSSCDMTPREIHLTVAVVNYRTRDGQGPLHHGVCSTWLNKISLNEVVPCFVRSGNGFQLPKEPTKPCILIGPGTGIAPFRSFWQQRLYDLEKKGIKGGDMTLLFGCRQPDMDHIYREEIEEMKRKGVLTEVFTAYSRQPGQAKVYVQDILQNKLEAKVYNLLHKEGGHLYVCGDVRMARDVAQTLKGILVKKLNLTEQQAEEYFFELKSQKRYHEDIFGAVFPHEVKRDVRALQPISPSTNQQTF, from the exons ATGCTGTGCCCATGGCAGTTTGCATTCAAACCTCATGCTGCTAAGAACCAGTCCTCCAAAGAGAAGGATATCAATAATAACGTGGAGAAAGATATGAAGATCCATGG CTTAGTGAAAGATGATGCCAAATTGCATGATCTAatcaagaagcagaaagagaagccGCCTATCGTAACTTCAGCAGAG AAACCCCCAGAAAATGGTATCAAAGCTTCAAACCAAATATCAAGATGTCCAAGACATCTCAAAGTAAGAAACTTGGAAAATGGATCCAGCTTTCTTGACACACTACACCTGACAGCAAAGGAG GTTATCAATTGCCGCACCAAAGCATGCCAAGGGGCACTCATGACCCCAAAGGGCTTGGTGAGGGGCACTAGAGATGGGCCAGTTCCTCTGGCAGAGCTTTTACCTCAGGCAGTAGACTTTGTCAAGCAGTACTACACTTCATTTAAAGA GTCAAAAATAGAAGAACACCTGGCCCGACTGGAAGCAGTGAccaaagaaatagaaacaacagGAACCTACCATCTGACACAGGATGAACTGATCTTTGCTGCCAAACAGGCCTGGAGGAATGCTCCGAGATGTATTGGGAGAATCCAGTGGTCCAATCTACAG GTATTTGATGCACGTGACTGTAAAACAGCCAAGGAAATGTTTGAGCATATCTGTCGTCATGTTCAGTATGCAACAAACAATGGAAACATAAG GTCAGCCATCACTATCTTCCCACAGAGGACTGATGGGAAACATGATTTCCGTGTTTGGAACAGCCAGCTGATCCGATATGCTGGATATCAAATGCCAGATGGGTCTATCCTGGGAGACCCTGCAAGTGTGGAGTTCACAAAG TTGTGCATTGAGCTTGGGTGGAAGCCGAAATATGGCCGCTTTGATGTAGTTCCACTCATTCTCCAAGCGAACGGCCAAGatccagaaatatttgaatttccTCCAGAAATTATCCTTGAAGTGCCAATGGAGCATCCAAA GTATGAGTGGTTTAAGGAGTTAGATCTGAAGTGGTACGCGCTGCCTGCTGTTGCCAACATGCTCCTTGAGGTGGGAGGCCTGGAATTTACTGCATGTCCTTTCAATGGCTGGTACATGGGGACAGAGATAGGAGTGCGAGACTTCTGTGATGTGCAGCGGTACAATATCCTGAAG GAGGTAGGAAGAAGAATGGgactggaaacaaacaaactttcaTCACTATGGAAAGACCGAGCTGTTGTAGAGATAAATGTGGCTGTGCTTTATAGCTTCCAA AAACAAAACGTTACTATCATGGATCACCACTCAGCTGCTGAATCCTTCATGAAATATATGCAGAATGAGTACCGTGTGCGAGGAGGCTGCCCAGCTGACTGGGTGTGGATTGTACCTCCTATGTCAGGGAGCATAACTCCCGTGTTCCACCAGGAGATGTTGAACTACGTCCTCACTCCCTTCTTTTACTACCAG GTGGATGCATGGAAAACACACATCTGGCATGATGAGTCCCGGAGgccaaagaaaagagaaataaaattgagtGTCTTGGCAAA ggCTGTACTCTTTGCATCTTCACTCATGCAAAAAGCAATGGCAATGAGGTCCAAGGTCACTGTGATCTATGCAACAGAGACTGGGAAATCTGAAACACTAGCCAACGATCTGTGCAGTTTGTTCAGCTGTGCCTTTAACACTAAG ATTCTGTGCATGGATGAATACAACATCAGTGACCTGGAAAAAGAAACGCTTCTTTTAGTGGTTACTAGTACTTTTGGAAATGGAGATTCTCCAAATAATGGAAAG ACATTGAAGAACTCCTTGCTCACCCTGAAattgctgagaaagaaaattag ATATGCCGTGTTTGGTTTGGGATCTACCATGTATCCTGAATTCTGTGCCTTTGCTCATGCCATTGACCGAAAACTGGCCCAGCTAGGGGCTTCACAGCTCACTCCAATAGGTGAAGGAGATGAACTCAATGGGCAAGAAGAAGCCTTTCGCACATGGGCAGTCAGTGCATTCAAG actGCCTGTGACATTTTTAACATCCGTGGGAAAAACAGTATTCAGTTGCCTAAGATGTATACCTCAGATGAAATCTGGAATCCTAAGAAATACAGGATACTGCATGACTCTCAAACCATGGACTTGGCTAAAG CACTTACAGACATTCATGGAAAGGATATAATTCCCATGAAGCTGAAATTCAGACAGAATCTTCAGAGTTTAAAATCTAG TCGTGTTACCATTCTAGTTAAGCTTTCCTGTGAGACTAATCAGGAAGTGCGCTACCTGCCCGGAGAACATATTGGGATTTTCCCAGGCAACCAGCCAGAATTAGTCCGTGGCCTCATTGCACATGTTAAGGATGCCCCTCCAGCTGATCAGACTATCAGACTTGAAACCTGCACTGAAG GTGGCTACTGGACAAGTGACAAAAAGATTCCAGCCTGCACACTCTCCCAAGCTTTGACATATTTGCTTGATATCACTACTCCACCCTCCCAACAACTGCTAAGAAAGATTTCCCAGCTCGTAACAGCAGAAGGAGACAAACAGAGACTGGAAGTTCTATGTCAT AACACAGAAGAATACAATAAATGGAAGTTTTACAACAGCCCAAACATCCTGGAGGTCCTGGAAGAGTTTCCTTCTGCTGAAGTCTCAACAGCTTTCTTGTTGACTCAGCTGCCATTTCTGAAACCCAGGTACTATTCCGTCAGTTCTTCCTGTGACATGACACCCAGAGAGATTCATCTGACAGTTGCAGTAGTCAATtacaggacaagag ATGGACAAGGGCCTTTGCATCATGGAGTTTGCAGCACATGGCTGAATAAAATAAGTCTCAATGAAGTAGTGCCATGTTTTGTGCGCAG TGGCAATGGATTCCAGCTCCCAAAGGAGCCAACCAAGCCCTGCATTCTGATCGGCCCAGGAACAGGAATTGCTCCATTCAGAAGTTTCTGGCAGCAACGTCTCTATgacttggaaaagaaag GGATCAAAGGTGGTGACATGACATTATTGTTTGGCTGCCGGCAGCCAGACATGGATCATATctacagagaagaaatagaagaaatgaagaggaaaggagtTCTGACAGAAGTTTTTACAGCTTACTCCAGGCAACCTGGCCAAGCTAAA gTCTATGTTCAAGACATTCTCCAAAACAAGTTGGAAGCCAAAGTGTACAATCTCTTGCATAAAGAGGGTGGACATCTGTATGTCTGTGGAGATGTACGCATGGCCAGGGATGTTGCTCAGACTTTGAAGGGGATACTTGTAAAAAAACTGAACCTCAcggagcagcaggcagaagagTATTTCTTCGAGCTAAAG agcCAAAAACGTTACCATGAAGATATATTTGGGGCTGTGTTCCCACATGAAGTCAAAAGAGATGTAAGAGCTTTGCAACCCATCAGTCCAAGCACGAATCAACAGACATTTTAA